The proteins below come from a single Alligator mississippiensis isolate rAllMis1 chromosome 2, rAllMis1, whole genome shotgun sequence genomic window:
- the PARM1 gene encoding prostate androgen-regulated mucin-like protein 1: MLCPALRALLVAAAGLSVVHSTTVKSVTSSSPFIPGKKTIELETTEIALLTTTAASITVPTAVPATPVATEITTNSKVTSGSTEQGNNNTVSTVTSEEPATATTYLSGTGSTDFATASQSPSANAGSESTATEHISTSTVTSIARDIQTSLPTDTTASELATHSTAVPATITPHLITTLSPSPSTGSSTASPITGSSKTQLPTTYTSPAGHTTEEVATHETPPVPTSSGPVTGQTSYQLTLTNKIATENNSTDSTSLSTGVAMEEVQHALSKGSIAAITVTVIAVVLLVFGAAAYLKIRHSSYGRLLDDHDYGSWGNYNNPLYDDS; encoded by the exons GACTGAGTGTTGTTCACTCTACAACAGTAAAATCTGTGACGTCTTCCTCTCCATTTATTCCTGGGAAAAAGACCATAGAGTTGGAAACAACTGAAATCGCTCTCCTTACCACCACAGCTGCTAGTATCACAGTACCAACAGCAGTACCAGCAACACCAGTAGCAACAGAGATTACTACAAACAGCAAAGTCACATCAGGCTCAACAGAACAAGGCAATAACAACACGGTCTCTACAGTCACTTCAGAAGAGCCAGCAACTGCTACCACATATCTATCAGGGACAGGAAGCACAGACTTTGCAACAGCTAGTCAATCACCATCTGCAAATGCAGGATCAGAATCAACAGCCACAGAACACATCTCTACTTCAACAGTTACCAGTATAGCAAGAGATATACAAACCAGCCTGCCAACAGATACCACAGCTTCAGAATTGGCTACCCATTCTACGGCAGTCCCAGCAACCATCACTCCTCACCTAATAACTACTCTGTCTCCATCACCATCCACAGGTTCTTCCACAGCATCTCCCATTACAGGTTCCAGCAAAACCCAGCTGCCAACCACCTATACCTCCCCAGCAGGACACACTACAGAGGAAGTCGCTACTCATGAGACACCCCCAGTGCCCACCTCCTCAGGGCcagtaactggacagacatcttaCCAACTTACATTGACAAACAAAATTGCCACTGAGAACAACTCCACTGACAGCACTAGTCTCTCTACTGGGGTAGCTATGGAAGAAGTTCAGCATGCTTTGAGTAAAG GTAGCATTGCAGCCATTACAGTGACTGTCATTGCTGTGGTACTGCTGGTGTTTGGGGCAGCAGCATACCTGAAGATCAG gCACTCCTCATATGGACGGCTTTTGGATGATCATGATTATGGATCTTGGGGAAACTACAACAACCCCCTTTATGATGACTCTTAG